Proteins encoded within one genomic window of Equus przewalskii isolate Varuska chromosome 3, EquPr2, whole genome shotgun sequence:
- the KLHDC4 gene encoding kelch domain-containing protein 4 isoform X2, with amino-acid sequence MGKKGKKEKKGRGAEKTAAKMEKKVSKRSRKEEAVVVPQGGGQVWIFGGEFASPDGEQFYHYKDLWVLHLATRTWEQVRSPGGPSGRSGHRMVAWKRQLILFGGFHESTRDYIYYNDVYAFNLDTFTWSKLSPSGTGPTPRSGCQMTVTPQGSIVIYGGYSKQRVKKDVDRGTQHADMFLLKSEEGGEGRWTWTRINPSGAKPSPRSGFSVAVAPNHQTLLFGGVCDEEEEESLQGDFLNDLYFYDAAKNRWFAGQLKGPKLEKRKRRRGKKVEPEGADKQESGGASTQAPLEVVREVVAEDGTVVTIKQVLSAPSPAGRPQSDEEDGPDEAESPTIEPSPRSNAMLAVKHGRLYLYGGMFEAGDRQVTLSDLYCLDLHKMEEWTALVEMDPETQEWLEETDSEEDSDAVEGAEGRGEDEEDEDSGEDSSEEGGEQHHPLVRPGEQFADYLPRTEQYWVQLARDATRPGAQEKSVLRAAHATARAFFDDSA; translated from the exons GCGGTGGTGGTGCCTCAAGGCGGCGGGCAGGTGTGGATCTTCGGAGGGGAGTTTGCTTCTCCCGACGGGGAGCAGTTCTACCACTACAAGGATCTTTGGGTCCTGCATTTGGCCACCAGGACCTGGGAGCAAGTCAG atCACCAGGGGGTCCTTCAGGTCGGAGTGGACATCGGATGGTAGCCTGGAAGAGACAGTTAATCCTTTTTGGTGGCTTCCATGAGAGTACAAG GGATTATATCTATTACAACGATGTGTATGCCTTTAACCTGGACACATTCACGTGGAGCAAGCTGTCCCCATCAGGGACAGGGCCCACACCCAGATCGGGCTGCCAAATGACCGTCACTCCCCAGGGCAGCATTGTCATCTATGGGGGCTACTCGAAACAG AGAGTCAAGAAAGATGTGGACAGAGGCACCCAGCATGCAGATATGTTCCTGCTCAAgtctgaggaaggaggagaag GCAGATGGACATGGACTCGCATTAACCCTTCAGGCGCCAAGCCAAGCCCGAGGTCTGGCTTTTCAGTGGCTGTGGCCCCAAACCACCAGACGCTGCTGTTCGGGGGCGTctgtgatgaggaggaggaggaaagcctGCAGGGTGACTTCCTCAATGACCTGTACTTCTATGACGCCGCCAAGAACCGCTGGTTTGCGGGGCAGCTGAAG GGACCTAAGTTGGAGAAGAGGAAGCGCAGGCGGGGCAAAAAAGTGGAGCCCGAAGGTGCTGACAAGCAGGAATCTGGGGGGGCCAGCACCCAAGCACCCCTGGAAGTGGTCAGAGAAGTGGTTGCAGAGGATGGGACCGTGGTCACCATTAAACAGGTGCTCTCTGCCCCGAGCCCGGCAGGACGACCACAGTCCGACGAGGAGGACGGCCCTGATGAAGCAGAAAGCCCCACGATCGAGCCGAGCCCCCGCTCCAACGCCATGCTAGCGGTGAAGCACGGACGGCTCTACCTCTACGGGGGCATGTTTGAGGCAGGTGACCGCCAGGTCACCCTCAGCGACCTATACTGCCTCGACCTCCACAAGATGGAGGAGTGGACGGCCTTGGTGGAGATGGATCCAG aaacTCAAGAGTGGCTGGAGGAGACCGATTCTGAAGAGGACAGTGATGCGGTCGAGGGTGCTGAGGGCAGAGGCGAAGATGAGGAGGACGAGGACAGCGGCGAGGACAGCAGCGAGGAGGGTGGGG AGCAACATCACCCCTTGGTGAGGCCTGGCGAGCAGTTTGCAGACTACCTGCCCCGGACCGAGCAGTACTGGGTGCAGCTCGCCCGGGATGCCACCAGGCCTGGCGCACAGGAGAAGAGCGTGCTGAGAGCAGCCCACGCCACAGCGAGAGCTTTCTTTGATGACTCGGCGTAG
- the KLHDC4 gene encoding kelch domain-containing protein 4 isoform X3: protein MVAWKRQLILFGGFHESTRDYIYYNDVYAFNLDTFTWSKLSPSGTGPTPRSGCQMTVTPQGSIVIYGGYSKQRVKKDVDRGTQHADMFLLKSEEGGEGRWTWTRINPSGAKPSPRSGFSVAVAPNHQTLLFGGVCDEEEEESLQGDFLNDLYFYDAAKNRWFAGQLKGPKLEKRKRRRGKKVEPEGADKQESGGASTQAPLEVVREVVAEDGTVVTIKQVLSAPSPAGRPQSDEEDGPDEAESPTIEPSPRSNAMLAVKHGRLYLYGGMFEAGDRQVTLSDLYCLDLHKMEEWTALVEMDPETQEWLEETDSEEDSDAVEGAEGRGEDEEDEDSGEDSSEEGGEQHHPLVRPGEQFADYLPRTEQYWVQLARDATRPGAQEKSVLRAAHATARAFFDDSA, encoded by the exons ATGGTAGCCTGGAAGAGACAGTTAATCCTTTTTGGTGGCTTCCATGAGAGTACAAG GGATTATATCTATTACAACGATGTGTATGCCTTTAACCTGGACACATTCACGTGGAGCAAGCTGTCCCCATCAGGGACAGGGCCCACACCCAGATCGGGCTGCCAAATGACCGTCACTCCCCAGGGCAGCATTGTCATCTATGGGGGCTACTCGAAACAG AGAGTCAAGAAAGATGTGGACAGAGGCACCCAGCATGCAGATATGTTCCTGCTCAAgtctgaggaaggaggagaag GCAGATGGACATGGACTCGCATTAACCCTTCAGGCGCCAAGCCAAGCCCGAGGTCTGGCTTTTCAGTGGCTGTGGCCCCAAACCACCAGACGCTGCTGTTCGGGGGCGTctgtgatgaggaggaggaggaaagcctGCAGGGTGACTTCCTCAATGACCTGTACTTCTATGACGCCGCCAAGAACCGCTGGTTTGCGGGGCAGCTGAAG GGACCTAAGTTGGAGAAGAGGAAGCGCAGGCGGGGCAAAAAAGTGGAGCCCGAAGGTGCTGACAAGCAGGAATCTGGGGGGGCCAGCACCCAAGCACCCCTGGAAGTGGTCAGAGAAGTGGTTGCAGAGGATGGGACCGTGGTCACCATTAAACAGGTGCTCTCTGCCCCGAGCCCGGCAGGACGACCACAGTCCGACGAGGAGGACGGCCCTGATGAAGCAGAAAGCCCCACGATCGAGCCGAGCCCCCGCTCCAACGCCATGCTAGCGGTGAAGCACGGACGGCTCTACCTCTACGGGGGCATGTTTGAGGCAGGTGACCGCCAGGTCACCCTCAGCGACCTATACTGCCTCGACCTCCACAAGATGGAGGAGTGGACGGCCTTGGTGGAGATGGATCCAG aaacTCAAGAGTGGCTGGAGGAGACCGATTCTGAAGAGGACAGTGATGCGGTCGAGGGTGCTGAGGGCAGAGGCGAAGATGAGGAGGACGAGGACAGCGGCGAGGACAGCAGCGAGGAGGGTGGGG AGCAACATCACCCCTTGGTGAGGCCTGGCGAGCAGTTTGCAGACTACCTGCCCCGGACCGAGCAGTACTGGGTGCAGCTCGCCCGGGATGCCACCAGGCCTGGCGCACAGGAGAAGAGCGTGCTGAGAGCAGCCCACGCCACAGCGAGAGCTTTCTTTGATGACTCGGCGTAG